DNA sequence from the Oligoflexus sp. genome:
GAACAGACCTTTCAGGACTTCGCCCGCCTGCAGACCCACATGAGTCACCCAATGGCGATCGAGTTCCAGAAGCATCTGGCCCCACTGCCGCGCGATATAGAAGCGGCGCAGACGGTCCGCGCGCGGCCAATTCATGGCTTCGAAGCGCTGAACGACCTCTTCACGAACCACATCGACAAGGCTCAGACCCACGCGGAACAGCGTGCGGGCGCTTTCATTCCGCACGATGCGAATGCCGAGGCCCAGATCACCCTGCCCCAGATATTCAAGTCCGAGGCTTAACAAAGCCTTGCCCTGTTCCAGAAGACGATTCAAACCGGCGATATCATCCGGGGCGACCTGACCCGCGGCACAGAGCGCGTTGGCCAGATAAAGAAAGCTTTGATGCAGCTGATAGAGTTCATCAATCGAAACGTTCTCATCACGCGCCGCGAGCATGACCGCGTCCAGGAACAAGCCGGAGCCGCCTTGCAGCGCGAGGCTGGTCAGATCCTGGGTCCTTTCGCTTTCGTTCCATTTTTTCAAAAGGCTGGCGTGATCGATCGGCGCGAAAATGCTGAGACTTTCTTCGTAACTCACAAAGCCATCATCTTCCAAACGCCCGCGACGGAAACGCGCGACCTCGGCCAGCGCCTCGCCAGGCGGTGAGTAAGTGGAGTGCCCGAGGATCGCATACGCATAGCGCATGTTGTTTTCCTTCAGGGATTCCATCAGCTCTTCCAAGAACGCGATTTCATCGGCATCTTCGCTCAGGATCTCATAGAAGATTTTGTTGCAAGGCATGCGATAGGCTTTTTCTGCGATGTCTTCCGGCAGATCATAGGGATCTTCCACTTCATGCACCCTGAAAAAGCCCTGAAGAGCCGCCAGCTGATACTCTTCATCCAAATCCGCAAAACGCTCGTAGAGCTGCTCGCGGCTGATTTCGCCGAAGGGTTTCAGAAAGGAAAAGAATTTTTTGGGGACCAGCTCATCCTGAGTCCAGGCATCGTAGTCGAGCATGCGCTCGACCTGCTCGGGGCTCAAAAGAGGCAATAGATCGAGCGCGTCTTCGACGCCCTGCTGTTTCAAGGCATAATAAAGGGCCTGAGTCGGCAGTTCGGGTACGATTTCCGCAGCATTGGGATCGGAAAGGATAGCCTTAAGATCAATACCCGCTAAGAAACCCGAAGGCGGTCCCGGCTCCCAGGCCAAATTTTGATGCCCGGCATCAAGGCTGGCAGCAACAAAGGAGTCTGAAAGTCGATTTTCCATGGGGAGGCTCCCTGGCAAAAGGTCAGGCTGGATCGGAAGGGTTTTCCGGTCAAACTTTGATCCTTACACCTGTTTCCCAGGAAAGTCCATGTCTAGTTGGATTAGGCGAGGACGCCTAGCACCACCAAAATCGCGATCAGAACACCCATCAGACTCTCGCCCGCGATGAAACCAGAACCTATTGGAATTACTGCCTTTTCAGCGAACTCTGGTTTCTTTTTTTCCAGCCACAGCGCGACCAGGGCACCGATGAACATGGCCATGGTGTTGTACGCCGGCATAGTGAACGCAAGACCGAGTCCCGTTGGCGAGGGTATGTACTTTTTCCAGCGCGGCACGTACTGCTCCAGGAGCACCAGCACAATGCCGAGCAAGCCGCCAATAAGAAGGGCCGCCTGGGCCGTGGGATGCAGGGTGGCAAAGCCTTTGACCAAAAGCTCCGCCACGCTTTTCCAGGTCTGCGCGCCTGGTGCGGGCCATTTATCAGTGCCGAGGACATCGGCGGTCGGAATCAGAAGATGATAGGCCGGAACCACAAAGAGCGAGCCGGCCGTCACACCCAAAAATTGCGCCCAGAACTGCTGACGCGGATCGGCTTTCAATAAATAGCCGCTTTTCAAATCGGTGAGCAGATCCGCCGAATGCAGGCCGACGCCAGCCGTGACATTGGCTGTCATCAGGTTGGTCGTCACGTTGCCCGCATCCAGAGCGCCGAAGGTAATCTGCGTGATCTT
Encoded proteins:
- a CDS encoding DUF6178 family protein, which encodes MENRLSDSFVAASLDAGHQNLAWEPGPPSGFLAGIDLKAILSDPNAAEIVPELPTQALYYALKQQGVEDALDLLPLLSPEQVERMLDYDAWTQDELVPKKFFSFLKPFGEISREQLYERFADLDEEYQLAALQGFFRVHEVEDPYDLPEDIAEKAYRMPCNKIFYEILSEDADEIAFLEELMESLKENNMRYAYAILGHSTYSPPGEALAEVARFRRGRLEDDGFVSYEESLSIFAPIDHASLLKKWNESERTQDLTSLALQGGSGLFLDAVMLAARDENVSIDELYQLHQSFLYLANALCAAGQVAPDDIAGLNRLLEQGKALLSLGLEYLGQGDLGLGIRIVRNESARTLFRVGLSLVDVVREEVVQRFEAMNWPRADRLRRFYIARQWGQMLLELDRHWVTHVGLQAGEVLKGLFNRFPMVPMRMMQDQNRIVFAPIVNLRELLQLEKNLQSIMGYLYAATFSGLPLNQPVDLILRESAMATIRNAPGDSNVPRVLEQWKERLRADQARWWVGEPTGLDEILDTVIDMIHEELHGLIVLPRAGRSVHDSQSEVPT